TTTCTTTCTAACTCAAACTCTAAATCCCCTACTAAAATAAGTTTTGCATTTTCTAGTTTTAACTTTTTCCAATGTTCTATTAACAAATCAACATTCTTTTCTACAGATAATCTACCTACATACAAAACTTTAAAATCATTTTCTTTAATATCATACTTTTCCCATATATTCTCATTTTTATAGGATTTATCAAAGTTTTCTATATTTATTCCTGCTTTTAGAAGATATAAATCATCTCTTTTAAAAGCTAACTGCTTTTCTATGATATCTATATATTCACAAGACCTAGAAAATAAAGCAGTAAAACTTTTATAAAAAAGCTTCAAATACATAAGTGTGATTTTCTTTATAAATTTACTTTTTGTATTTTTATACATATATGAAGGAAAGTCAGTATGATATATTCCTGCAACTGGTATGTTTAAAAGTTTTGCACTAATCAAAGCACATAATCCAACAGTCCCAGGAGTTGAGATATGTAGTAAATCAGGATTTAGCTCTTTGATTTTATTTTTTATTTTAGAAAAATTAGGAATAACCAAATCTAAAGAGTTATAAAAAGGCATTTTAATTTTAAAAATAGGTTTTATATTAAAAATATTTTCTATTTCTTCATAATGTCTTTTTGAAGTTGAACTTATCACATAAAAATCTTTCTTATGTTTTATTGCTTCTTTACAATAGTCTTGAATAAATCTTGATACACCGTTTAAGTCATATACTGTATCACTTACTAAACATACTTTTATATCATTCATTTTGAAATTTTATTACCTATTAATTACAAAGGTATTACATGTTATTAACTTGTAACCAAGATGGCATAAACTTCTTTTTATGAAATATAAAAGTATCTTTATCTCAGATGTTCATTTAGGAACAAAACATTCAAATACAAAAATGTTGCTTGATTTTTTTAAGCACAATGATAGTGAAAACCTTTTTTTAGTTGGTGATATTATTGATGGTTGGTCTATAAAAAGGAAGTTTATCTGGCCTCAAACCCATTCTGATGTCATTCAAAAAATACTTAAAAAAGCAAGAAAAGGTTGTAAGGTTACATTTATAACTGGTAACCATGATGAGTTTTTAAGACCTTTTGTTCCTTTGATATTAGGAGACTCTTTGGATATAAAAAATGAGTTGGAATATAAGTCAATCAAGGGCAAAAAATATCTCATAACACACGGTGATTTCTTTGATTCAATAACAATGACTAAAAAATGGCTTGCTATCTTAGGTGATTATGGATATGACTTATTATTAAACGTAAATCAGTTTTTAAACTACTTTAGAAACAAGCTTGGAATCAAATCAAAATGGTCACTATCAAAATATGTCAAAGACAATGTTAAATCCTCTGTCTCTTTTATCACTGATTTTGAAGATACCCTTGCAAATCATGCAAAACATAAACAATATGATGGCATAATATGTGGACATATCCATAAAGCAGAGATACGAAATATAGATACAATAGAGTATCTAAACTGTGGGGATTGGGTTGAGTCTTGTACTGCAGTTGTTGAAACTTTAGAGGGAGAATTTAAAATCATAAATTGGCTAGATAAATGAAACTAGGATTAGTATTAAGTGGTGGTGCAGCAAGGGGAGCTTTTCATCTTGGAGTATTACAGTTTTTAGAAGAACAAAATATTAAAATAGATACTTATTCAGGTAGCTCAATTGGAGCTATTATCTCAGTTTCCCATGCAAGTGGAATAAGTGCAAAAGAACAACTAAAAATTTTCTCATCAAATGACATCAAACAAGTTTTAAAATTTAATTACCTCAACAAAGGTTTATTAAAAATAGATACAAAACACCAAATACTAAATGAGCTTCTTCCAATAAAAAAACTTGAAGACCTACCAAAGAAAGTATATATAAATGCCTATGATTTAAAATCAAAAAAGCTTTACTATTTTGATAAAGGAGATAGTCATGAACTTTGTATGGCATCAAGTGCTTTAACACCTCTATTTAGACCTATAAAATATAAAAATATGGAACTAATAGATGGAGGTTTATTTGACAATATGCCTATCAAACCCTTACTTGATTTAAAACATGAAATATATACAGTAGATGTAATGCCTAGTAAAAATATCCTAAATGAAAAAGCTAGTTACAATCCAATTAAGAGAATAAAAAGAAAAATCTTCAAACAACTAATTGAAAATGCAAAATATAGCATAGAACATACAAATCACTATATTACTTCCCCTAAAATAAGGCACTTTAAAATGTTTACTTTTAAAGAGCTAAATAATTGTTTTAACTTAGGATATAAAGAAGCACAAAAACATTTTTAGATATAATTAAATCTATAAGAAATCCAAAATAAAAGTTAAATTCATGTCAGAAATACCAAAGTTTACCCATTTACATTTACATACAGAATATTCATTACTTGATGGTGCAAACAAGATTAAACCCCTTGCAAAAAAAATAAAAGAGTTAGGAATGGACAGTGTTGCCATGACAGACCATGGAAACATGTTTGGAGCTATTGACTTTTATAATGCAATGAGAGCGCAAGGTGTAAAACCAATCATTGGAATGGAAGCATATATTCACAACTCTGAAGAAATAGGTGACAAATCTACAAAACAAAGATTTCACTTATGTTTATATGCAAAAAATGACACTGGATATAAAAACCTTATGTATCTTTCATCACAAGCTTATATGCATGGTTTTTACTACTATCCTAGAATTAATAAAAAGATGTTAAGGGAAAATTCTGAAGGTCTAGTTTGTAGTGCTGCTTGTCTTCAAGGAGAAGTAAACTGGCATTTAAATTTACAAAATGAAAGAAACGTAAAAAACGGTGCTAAAGGTTATGAAGAAGCGAAAAGAATTGCCTTAGAATACAAAGATATCTTTGGAGATGATTTTTATTTAGAGATTATGAGACATGGTATTGGTGACCAGCACTTTGTTGATGACCAAATCTTAAGAATTTCACAAGAAACAGGAATAAAAGTAGTTGCTACAAATGATACACACTACTTAAAACAAAAAGATGCTGATGCCCATGAAGCATTTATGTGTATTGCAATGAATAAACTTTATGATGATCCAAATAGATTAAGACACTCAGTTCATGAATTTTATTTAAAATCACCAGAACAAATTGCAATGCTTTATGCTGATATTCCTGAAGCAATAGAAGCAACTCAAGAGATTGCTGATAAATGTAATTTAGAGATAAAACTAGGAGATCCTACTCCACCAAACTTTAAATTTACTAGAGATAAATTAAGAGAACAAAATCTTGAAATACCATTTCCAGATGAAGAATACTCTTTAGAAAACGATAAAGCCTTATTTATCCATGAATGTTGGAAAGGTTTAGAAGATAGACTTAAAATTGTTCCAGAGGAAAAACATCAAGAGTATAGAGACCGACTTCAAGTTGAAATTGATATTATTAATAACATGAAATTCCCAGGATATATGCTTATTGTATGGGATTTCGTTATTGTAGCAAAACAGATGAAAATCCCTGTTGGTCCAGGAAGGGGTTCTGCTGCGGGAAGTTTAGTTGCCTATTCTTTATATATTACAGATATTGACCCTATGCCTTATGGCTTACTATTTGAGAGGTTCCTAAATCCAGAAAGGGTATCGATGCCCGATATTGATATGGACTTCTGCCAAAGTAGAAGGGGAGAAATTATTGACTATGTTGTTCAACAGTATGGTAGGGAAAACGTTGCTCAAATTATTACCTTTGGTAAACTTCTTGCAAAAGGGGTTATTAGAGACGTTGCCAGAGTTCTTGATATGCCATACTCAAAAGCAGATGCAATGGCAAAGCTTATTCCAGATGAACTTGGAATTAATCTTGTAGATTCATATGAAAAAGAACCAAAGATTAAAGAACTTTGTGACTCAGATCCACTATCAAAAAGAGTGTGGGAGTTTGCTTTAGCCTTAGAAGGTCTAAATAGAAATGCAGGTACACACGCAGCTGGTGTTGTTATTTCAAATGAACCTTTATGGAAAAAAACACCTCTATTTAAACCTTCTGGACTAGATACAATTGCAACCCAATATAATGGTAAATATGTAGAAGATGTTGACTTAATTAAATTCGACTTCTTAGGTCTAAAGACCCTAACAGTTATTGAAGAAGCAAATAAACTTATTGAAAAAAGACATGGAAAAAGAGTTGACTTCTTAACAACAGATGTTAATGATAAAGGTGTTTATGACCTAATCCAAACAGGTAATACAATTGGATTATTCCAGATAGAATCGGCTGGTATGCAAGATCTTGCAAAAAGACTTAAACCTTCAGGATTTGAAGATATCATTGCGATGCTTGCACTTTATAGACCAGGTCCGATGGAGTCAGGGATGCTTGATGACTTTATTGATAGAAAACATGGACGAGCAGAAATTTCTTACTTCTATGATGAATTTATTGAACCATTACAACCTATTCTAGAACCAACTTACGGGGTTATTGTTTACCAAGAGCAAGTTATGCAGATTGTGCAGACAATCGGTGGTTTCTCACTTGGTGGTGCGGACTTAGTTAGACGGGCTATGGGTAAAAAAATTAAAGAAGAGATGGATAGACTTAAAGGTGAGTTTGCCCAAGGTGGAGTAAAAAAAGGTTATGTAAAAGAGCATTGTGAAGAACTGTTCGACCTGATTGTAAAATTCGCAGGATATGGTTTTAATAAATCTCACTCAGCTGCTTATGGATTAGTTACATTCTATACCTCATATTTAAAATGCTACTACCCTGCTGAATTTATGGCGGCACTTCTTACACTAGAAAAAGATAACACAGATAAAGTTGTAAAATATGTGGATGAAGTTAAAAGATTAGGTCTAGATCTTTTCCCACCTGATATAAATAAATCTGACCTTGTATTCTCTGCAAAGAAAATTGATGGTGAAGAAGTTGTAATGTTTGGTATGGGTGCTATTAAAGGTGCAGGTGATGTTGCTATTAACTCAATTTTAAAAGAAAGAAAAGAGAATGGTGACTTTAAAGATATGTCTGACTTTATTTCTCGTATTGATGGAAGTAAAGTAAATAAAAGAGTAATAGAATCCCTTACAAAATCAGGTGCTTTTGATTGCTTTATGTATTCTAGAAAATCTTTATTAGATCAAATAGAAGTTATTGGTGATACAGTAAGTAAAGCAATGACTGCAAAAAAAATGGCAACGGGATCACTTTTTGGTGACAGTGAAGAGCTTACTAGAATTGAACTTGATTTAGAACACTTACCAGAATATGAACCAAAAGAGATACTAGAGTTTGAGAAAGCTTCTTTAGGTTTTTATGTATCAGGACACCCTTTAGATAGCTATAGAGAAGACCTTGATAAAATTTCTTATACTCTTAGTTCAGAAATTGATGAAGTTGCAGATGGTTCACAAGCATTGATTATTGGTAAAATTGAAGAAATAACTCAAAAAATTTCAAAAAAAGGAAATAAATTTGGTATTGCCAATATCCTTGACCTTCACGGAAATATTGAGATTATGCTTTTTGAAAATAGATTAAAAGAGCTTGAAGAAAAGTTTGATTTAAATGAGCCAATTGCATTTAAAGTAAAAGTTACAAAAGATGGTGATTTTACTAGAATGAATATCCTAAAGATTGAATCTTTAGATGATGCAAAAAAAGAGAAAATTAAAACAAAACATAGGGAAAAAGAAGAGCCACCTTTAACTGTTGCTCTACCATTTAATCATACAGATGAAACTATGTTTAAACTTTTTGAAATAGTTGCCAATAATCAAGGGAAAAGAAGTTTACGAGTAATTGTAAAATCAAAGCTTGCAGATGTAGAACTAGAGACAGGGTTTGCTGTTACTTCACAAGTAGAGACCCTAATTAAACAAATTGATGGAGCTTATGTAGTTGCATGATGAAACAAATATTAATTACAAATGATGATGGCTTTGATGCAATAGGACTTAAAGCTTTAGTTGAGGCTTTATCTTCTCTTGCTAAAATAGTAGTAGTTGCTCCTGCTAAAAATAAATCAGCTTGTGGTCACTCATTAACCCTTGACAAACCACTTAGAATGGTAAATGTGGATGATGATTTTTATAAAATTGATGATGGTACTCCAACTGATTGTGTTTTTATCTCATTAAATAATCTATTTAAAGAAGGATATAAACCTGATTTAGTAATTAGTGGTATAAATATTGGTGCAAATATGGGTGAAGATGTAACTTACAGTGGAACTGCTGCAGGAGCTATGGAAGCAGTGCTTCAAGGTGTTCCTGCAATTGCTATTTCACAAGTATGTAAAGATAGATGCCAAGATATTAAAAATGGTTGGGACTTTGCTCTTGCAAAAGATACTATTTTTAAACTTGCTAAAAAAATATTAGCTAATGAGTTTCCTTTAGGCAAAAGAAGATTTTTAAATGTAAATATCCCTCCTATAAAAAAAGAAGAGTGTAAAGGAATAAAAATTACTAAAGCTGGTTTTAGAGAGTATGGCAATGATACTCATAGGCACTATAACCCAAGAGGAGAAGAGTATTATTGGATTGGATTACATCCATTAATTTGGCAAGAAAGTGAGAATAAAGATTGTGATTTTGAAGCCATTAAAGCAAACTATATATCAATTACTCCTATAATGCTAGACTTAACTTCTTATGATGATATAGACAAATTAAATACATGGATAAAGGAATAAAGTGAACTTTACAGAATCTTTAACAAAACATATTGATAAGTTAGTAGGTACTTTAAAATCTGAAGAGGATTTAAAAGAGGTTTTAAAAAGAAAACTTACAAAAAAAGAGCTAAAAGTTTTTATTGCTATTGAAGAAGGAAAATCAATTCAAGAAACAATGGAACTAATCAAAGATGATGAAGAAAGAGTTAATGAACTTTACAAAGTAGCTTGTAAAAAAGTAAATCAAGAAAAGATCAAAAAAGAATTAGTTGATTTATAAATAAAAAGTTCTACAATGAATTTGTAGAACTTTTATAATTTTTATTGTTGAAATAAGAAACTCTCGCCGTTGTATTAGGGTTTTTATCAAAATTCACTAAAACCATTCCAGCAAATTTATCTTTTTTATAAAACTCTACACGAAATATCTTTCCACTTTTATCAATAGAAAATCTTTTAAGTAATCTATTTTTATTTACTGTTACACCTGCTTCATCATTTTTCTTATGTACAAAACCAATTACATTTACTCTTAAATCTTTTATTGGTTTAATTTTAAAGTTTTTATCCACATTGATAATTGAACCTAATGGAACAGTAAACTCTTTGCCATCAATTGTTACATCAATATTTTTATCAATACTTTCATGCTCTAAATAATCAGGACTTAGCACTGCAAGTCTTCTATTCCCATAATGAATTGCATATCCATCACCTCTTTTAATAACCGTTAATAAAGGGTTTGAAGGACTAAATTCTAAACTTCCATCTTTTTTTATAGGGAAATATCCTAAATGACTTCTAATTTCACTTAATGGCAATTGAATTTTTTCATCGTAAAAACTAATATAGATATCGTTATCAATAACATCTCTAAC
The Arcobacter sp. CECT 8983 genome window above contains:
- a CDS encoding patatin-like phospholipase family protein, encoding MKLGLVLSGGAARGAFHLGVLQFLEEQNIKIDTYSGSSIGAIISVSHASGISAKEQLKIFSSNDIKQVLKFNYLNKGLLKIDTKHQILNELLPIKKLEDLPKKVYINAYDLKSKKLYYFDKGDSHELCMASSALTPLFRPIKYKNMELIDGGLFDNMPIKPLLDLKHEIYTVDVMPSKNILNEKASYNPIKRIKRKIFKQLIENAKYSIEHTNHYITSPKIRHFKMFTFKELNNCFNLGYKEAQKHF
- a CDS encoding UDP-2,3-diacylglucosamine diphosphatase; translation: MKYKSIFISDVHLGTKHSNTKMLLDFFKHNDSENLFLVGDIIDGWSIKRKFIWPQTHSDVIQKILKKARKGCKVTFITGNHDEFLRPFVPLILGDSLDIKNELEYKSIKGKKYLITHGDFFDSITMTKKWLAILGDYGYDLLLNVNQFLNYFRNKLGIKSKWSLSKYVKDNVKSSVSFITDFEDTLANHAKHKQYDGIICGHIHKAEIRNIDTIEYLNCGDWVESCTAVVETLEGEFKIINWLDK
- a CDS encoding glycosyltransferase, yielding MNDIKVCLVSDTVYDLNGVSRFIQDYCKEAIKHKKDFYVISSTSKRHYEEIENIFNIKPIFKIKMPFYNSLDLVIPNFSKIKNKIKELNPDLLHISTPGTVGLCALISAKLLNIPVAGIYHTDFPSYMYKNTKSKFIKKITLMYLKLFYKSFTALFSRSCEYIDIIEKQLAFKRDDLYLLKAGINIENFDKSYKNENIWEKYDIKENDFKVLYVGRLSVEKNVDLLIEHWKKLKLENAKLILVGDLEFELERKEELKNIVFLGRKQKRELSQIYASSDCFIFPSTTDTLGQVVLEALASSLPVIVTNSGGPSSFVKKEFGYVIDINSFDEVKNSLEKLSKKDDAYFKKSSNAYEYMRDKSISHSFLDFWEKNRLFCRNSISHP
- the dnaE gene encoding DNA polymerase III subunit alpha; translated protein: MSEIPKFTHLHLHTEYSLLDGANKIKPLAKKIKELGMDSVAMTDHGNMFGAIDFYNAMRAQGVKPIIGMEAYIHNSEEIGDKSTKQRFHLCLYAKNDTGYKNLMYLSSQAYMHGFYYYPRINKKMLRENSEGLVCSAACLQGEVNWHLNLQNERNVKNGAKGYEEAKRIALEYKDIFGDDFYLEIMRHGIGDQHFVDDQILRISQETGIKVVATNDTHYLKQKDADAHEAFMCIAMNKLYDDPNRLRHSVHEFYLKSPEQIAMLYADIPEAIEATQEIADKCNLEIKLGDPTPPNFKFTRDKLREQNLEIPFPDEEYSLENDKALFIHECWKGLEDRLKIVPEEKHQEYRDRLQVEIDIINNMKFPGYMLIVWDFVIVAKQMKIPVGPGRGSAAGSLVAYSLYITDIDPMPYGLLFERFLNPERVSMPDIDMDFCQSRRGEIIDYVVQQYGRENVAQIITFGKLLAKGVIRDVARVLDMPYSKADAMAKLIPDELGINLVDSYEKEPKIKELCDSDPLSKRVWEFALALEGLNRNAGTHAAGVVISNEPLWKKTPLFKPSGLDTIATQYNGKYVEDVDLIKFDFLGLKTLTVIEEANKLIEKRHGKRVDFLTTDVNDKGVYDLIQTGNTIGLFQIESAGMQDLAKRLKPSGFEDIIAMLALYRPGPMESGMLDDFIDRKHGRAEISYFYDEFIEPLQPILEPTYGVIVYQEQVMQIVQTIGGFSLGGADLVRRAMGKKIKEEMDRLKGEFAQGGVKKGYVKEHCEELFDLIVKFAGYGFNKSHSAAYGLVTFYTSYLKCYYPAEFMAALLTLEKDNTDKVVKYVDEVKRLGLDLFPPDINKSDLVFSAKKIDGEEVVMFGMGAIKGAGDVAINSILKERKENGDFKDMSDFISRIDGSKVNKRVIESLTKSGAFDCFMYSRKSLLDQIEVIGDTVSKAMTAKKMATGSLFGDSEELTRIELDLEHLPEYEPKEILEFEKASLGFYVSGHPLDSYREDLDKISYTLSSEIDEVADGSQALIIGKIEEITQKISKKGNKFGIANILDLHGNIEIMLFENRLKELEEKFDLNEPIAFKVKVTKDGDFTRMNILKIESLDDAKKEKIKTKHREKEEPPLTVALPFNHTDETMFKLFEIVANNQGKRSLRVIVKSKLADVELETGFAVTSQVETLIKQIDGAYVVA
- the surE gene encoding 5'/3'-nucleotidase SurE, which encodes MKQILITNDDGFDAIGLKALVEALSSLAKIVVVAPAKNKSACGHSLTLDKPLRMVNVDDDFYKIDDGTPTDCVFISLNNLFKEGYKPDLVISGINIGANMGEDVTYSGTAAGAMEAVLQGVPAIAISQVCKDRCQDIKNGWDFALAKDTIFKLAKKILANEFPLGKRRFLNVNIPPIKKEECKGIKITKAGFREYGNDTHRHYNPRGEEYYWIGLHPLIWQESENKDCDFEAIKANYISITPIMLDLTSYDDIDKLNTWIKE